From the genome of Triticum aestivum cultivar Chinese Spring chromosome 1A, IWGSC CS RefSeq v2.1, whole genome shotgun sequence:
CAACTGGTCAACCGCGATCGTACGAACAGCCCTCGAGGCTCTCGATCCAGCGAGCGACCAGGCGAGGCGAGTTTAGCCGTGGTcgccacatgggccggcccacgatTCGGCGGCTGTGAGCGCCAGCTCCCTTAGCTGGCGCCTGAAGCGCCAACTAGGAGCTCCCTCTGAAAGCCATCCGACAAACCAgcttaagaagaagaaaaaatcagTCGTCAGGGCGTGAGCCCCCCATCGGGCGTCTTCGGACGATAAACACCAGAAACTCCCGATACCGCAGACGGAAACATCCAGGCCATACAGAGCCCACCCCAAACCCCATCTTATCGTTCTTCCGCGCGCAATCGTGTGGCGCCCATCTCACGCATCCCCACTTTATCTTTGCGCGCCTGAACCCGGCCGTCCCTAACCTCCCGCAGGACGCCGTCCCGACGACCTCGCGGTCGTTATTAGCATCCGCCCAACGCGCTTAACGcgcaagtggtggtggtggtgaggcgTACACTGACCGAAGGCATCGATCTCCATGGCCCCGACCGTCGCCTCCCCAGCCACGGGCGCCGTCCCCTCGCCGATCGCGAGCGACCTCGGGAAGGCCGCGCGCTCCGTCGGGCTCGGGCTCcccgcgctgccgccgctgccCGGCCTCGCGTCCCACGGCCAGCCCCGCGTCGCCTCCTTCTGTGAGTGTGGCTTTGAGAACTTGCGCGTGCGTGCAGCGGCATGGGGCGTGGATCTAAGAAGAGTTGTTTTCCAGGTAAAAGGCTCGCGAGGAACGTGGTGTCAATGGCCGCCGGTGAGCCGGCCGCGCCGCTGGCCGACAACGCCGAGCTTACAGAGTTCTTCAACGGCTTGAAACAAGAGGTACGTACGTGGCACGTTGGAGTTCATTAGTTATGGAGCGAGTGACTGACACCTAGTTGCGCGGTTGCGCCGCACAGTGGGACAGAGTGGAGGACAAGTACGCGGTGACCacgctcgccgtcgccgccacgcTCGGCATGTGGAGCGCCGGCGGAGTAGTATCGGTACTGAAGACGCTTACCTCAACTGTCTGTCGAACAAGTTGTTTAAAAAATCACCGAGTTGATGGGGTAGCTGAAGGTGATTTTGGTGTTAACCTTGCAGGCAATCGACAGGCTCCCCGTGGTTCCAGGTCTCATGGAGGTCGTTGGCATTGGTTACAGCGGGGTAAGAAAGATCCACAGCTCAACAGAACCTTACCGTGATAACTTTTGCTATTCGCAAACTGCAACGTGCCTAAGATTGAATTTACTGGTCAATCTGGTCATTAATTTGATCATGCTGTACAAGTCTGCCATTCTTCCATCGCTGTCAATTTTCTAAGAGTTTCCCATTTTGATCCGTTCTTCTGAATTTCTAATACATGCAGTGGTTTGCGTACAAGAACCTGCTATTCAAGCCCGACAGGTATTGAAACACAGCCTTTGTACCGAACCTGCAAAATGCTACTATAAGATTCTTAGATAAGGAGGGCTCTAGTCGTTCAAACAATTTCAATGGATTTTGCAGGAAAGCGTTCTTCGCTAAGGTCAGGAACATTTACGAGGATATAATCAGCGGCTAGACGATGAAGCACTTGAAAAGGTGCATCCCAGTTGAGAGAAGCACAAAGTACTCAAAACGGAGACGTGCAATTACTGTATATCTGTACTATATATTTGAGCATAGCATCTAATATAATCCTTACTCAATTGTATATCTAAATAAGTTGGACATATTGACGCAAAAAACTTTTGATGTGTTTAGCCACCATCTCCCAGAATTTTCAAAGGTAATTTTGCCCTTGCCATTAATTGGTTGCATATAAAATTAATAGCACGGTCCGTTCCGAAAGATGATTGTCGGTCGGACATAGGGTTCTATTGCCGCCAGCGCACCCTGCTCCCTGATCTATGTCTACGATGTGAGGCGTTCCTGTTGATCACGCCACGCACCTCTCTTTCACCCGTTCAAATCCAATCCACAAACGTCTTTCGTGTACACTAGCTAGGGCACACGATCATACAACAACTACTCTTCCCTAGGGTTTTTGTGAGGGGTAACAGAGCAGGGGATGCATCGAGGATGTCAAAGGCATGATGAAGGGGCTCATGTTATCAGCTAGGGAGAGGAGGGGAGTGAAGGTAGGGACAACATACACGGGGAAGGAGATGATGTTGGGGATCCCGATGCCCAGGCAGCGGGCATACTTTTCTCGGATCGGCCAGCGCATGCTTCGGTGGTAGGGCAAACACTATATGGTGTCGATCAAGGGGTAGAGATGAAAGGAGCTTGTAGATAATATCTTTTTATACACTTTTCGGCAGGAGTTGGGGTGAAGGAGCGCACTGGAAGAAGGGCCATGGGGGTTTGATAAGGAGCTTTTGGTAATGGAGAAATTTGACGCGGATAAGACAATTGAGGAGTATGACTTCAATATAATTCCGATGTGGATTAGGGTCTTGGGTCTGCCTCTCGGATCCATGAACATGACCACGGGTGAGCTCATTGCGCAAAATTTCGATGAGTTGGTGGCTGTGGATGTTTGACCATATGGTACATTGATAGATAAAGTATATGAGGATGGAGGTAAATTAGATATTAATGAATCGTTGGTGAGGAGATTCATATTGGCTAGGGAGAAGAACAAGGACATGGGCAAGCAGGCAACTGTAGAGgatgaaagcaagaaaaagaaactTTTGTGGTGTCATTTCGAGTAGGAACATTACTGGATTTCTGCTACGCTTGTGGATGCATCCTGAAACCAAAGAAGGGAGAAACACCTCAGTATGGGCCATGTATTAGGCTCTCTCTCTTGAAATAGGTTTTctccccgctttataaataaagcaacgatCCATAGAGTCCAAGTTCAACAACACTCGACATACCACTGCTGGGGCCACAGCACAATCAAGCCCAATGAAGCAaaagagaaatagaaaaaaaaaagcCATGTATTAGGCTTAGGGGGGAGTGATGAAGATCGACAAGTTGATGAGTGATGGTAGGGGTAGCAACCATAGGGATAGCTTCGCTGTTGGTAGGGGTGGGGAGGAGCCTATGGTCGTAGTGTTCGTAGGGCAGCAGCATGGGTAGCAGAGGAGGGAGATCTGGCAGTGTGATGCGTCGTCATGGCATTAATATGATACTAATAGTCTAATACTATGAACAGTTGTAGCAGCAACAGTGGGGGAGATAAGAAGATTACTAGCCAAATGAAACCAAACAAAGGGAGCACAAGAGTGAGAAGAATGGGACAACAAAATATTTAATGTTCTGGCAGGAGAGGACTGAGTGTATAGTGACTGGGAAGTGAGAGGAGCAAAAGAATTAGAACACGATGGGCTTAGTAGGTTTGGACAAGGGTGCAAATGATATGCAGAATAAATAGATAGGGGCTGACAAGGTGGTAGCGAATGTAGTACAACAAATGAAAAACCTAGAGTGAATGATCCTGAGTTGAAGAAAGAAGGGTGATTGGCAGAACAAAGGAAAGAAATTCAAGAGAGTTAATAGAGAGGAGAAGGCTGAAAACAGGACATGTCAAATGTTGCAGGTagttgttgggaaacattgcatggaaaaaaatctacgcacacgcaagatctatccatggagatgcatagcaacgagagggggagagtgtgtctacgtaccctcgtagatcgtaagcggaagcatttgacaacgcggttgacgtagtcgaactttttcgtgatccaaccgatcaagtaccaaacgtacggcatctccgcgttcaccacacgttcagctcggtgacgtcctctgccttcttgatccagcaagacggcgaggtagtggatgagttccggcagcacgacgacgtggtgatggtgatggtgaagctatctccgtagggcttcgcctaagcactacgaaaatatgactgggggtgtaaacgatggaggggggcatcgcacacgggtAAGACAATGTTCTGTTAtctgctaggcgccccctcccacatatatataggtgggagggagggaggagcagccaagggggtacccaagtagggggaatcctacttggggtctctcccaagcccccctttccttatttggaacgtgggtggaaggaaggaggaagtgcccctccccctttcctttctctcctgaggagggaaaggcgggaggggccacccctcccctttccttccccttagGGCCGTCCAGCCAtgggaggggtgcaccagcccccttgtgggctggtctgtcccctccattggcccataaggcccataactttcgggagggggggggggtgcccggaaccccttcaggTGACCCAGTTTCTTCCCGGTGTGTCCtaaaacacttccgatgtccaaatactagcgtactatatatcaatctatacatctcgaccatttcgagactcgtcatcATGTCTGTGgtatcatccgggactctgaacaacattcggtaaccaaatcatataactcatataacactatattgtcaatgaacgttaagtgtgtggaccctatgggttcgagaactatgtagacatgaccaagacacttctctggtcaataaccaatagcggaacctggatgcccatattggttcctacatattctacgaagatctttatcggtcgaaccgttatgacaacatacgtaattccctttgtccatcggtatgttacttgcccgagattcgatcgtcggtatcttcatacctagttcaatctcattaccggcaagtctctttactcgttccgtaatacatcatcctgtaactaactcattagtcactttgcttgcaaggcttcttatgatgtgtattaccgagagggcctagagatacctcttcgatactcggagtgacaaatcttaatctcgatctatgccaactcaacaaacacctttggagatacctatagagcatctttatgatcacccagttacgttgtgatgtttgatagcacacaaggcattcctccggtatctgggagttgcataatctcatagtcgaaggaatatgtatttgacatgaagaaagaaatagcaataaactgaacgatcaatatgctaagctaacggatgggtcttctccatcacatcattctcctaatgatgtgatcccattatcaaatgacaacacatgtccatggttaggaaaccttaaccatctttgatcaacgagctagtctagtagaggcttactatggacactgtatttgtttatgtattcacacatgtatttaagtttccgatcaatgcaattctagcatgaataataaacctttatcatgattaaggaaatataataataaccattttattattgcctctagggtatatttccatcaGTAGTAAGAGGAGATGCAATGAGATGGAGATTGATGATCAAAATTTCATGAAGAAGGATAGGTTCAAGGAGATAGTGGCGAATGAAGAGGACGCTGAGAACAACACAAACAAAAGTGAGGATGTAGGAATGCTCTGCGGGGCAGCAATGAAATTAATAGCTCGAAAGTGTTAGGGACTCAGGAATGTCCCAACTATTTGCAGCCTTCTAGATCTCGAAAGGTAGGACTATCCTGATGTTCATGTTCTTGTCAGTGATAAAATTGTGTGGGAAATGGTTGGAGATGTCTAGGTGGAGGTACGGGCTCGCTAACATGACTGTGTGGAACCCGAAAGGGCGCCACATGGGTGTGGCAATGTTTTGGCGATGTGGCATTGATAGTTGTTGCGGTCATTTGGGAGGAGTTACGTTGATGTGGATGTCATAGAATAGGATGGTGGAGTTTGGATTGTGAAGGAAGTCTATAGAGAGTAAGAATTGGAGAGGAAGAAGGGAACATGGAGAATGGTTTGGAGGCTAAACAATAACACCAGGATGACAGACCATGGTTGCGCCTATACTTTAATAAGATCCTAACTAGCGAGGAGAAAGTAGGCGGGGTGGCTCGAACCCACCAATGCATGGACCAATCCAGAAATACTCTAAATTTCGGTGAACTCATGAATATTAGCTTTGAAGGGGATACcttttgtggcaccccggcttagagaaacTGGAACACCTTGTATTCCATcctagagatcaagtcttctggaatacaac
Proteins encoded in this window:
- the LOC123051088 gene encoding protein CURVATURE THYLAKOID 1B, chloroplastic; the protein is MAPTVASPATGAVPSPIASDLGKAARSVGLGLPALPPLPGLASHGQPRVASFCKRLARNVVSMAAGEPAAPLADNAELTEFFNGLKQEWDRVEDKYAVTTLAVAATLGMWSAGGVVSAIDRLPVVPGLMEVVGIGYSGWFAYKNLLFKPDRKAFFAKVRNIYEDIISG